The Sesamum indicum cultivar Zhongzhi No. 13 linkage group LG1, S_indicum_v1.0, whole genome shotgun sequence genome includes a window with the following:
- the LOC105159433 gene encoding CSC1-like protein At1g32090 isoform X2, with amino-acid sequence MEYLFTFWACYMLYKEYDRVASMRLNFLASKGRCPEQFTVLVRNVPRDSGRSVSDSVETFFRRNHPDHYLCHQPVYNTKKFAKLVRKRDKLQNWLDYNQLKFERNPNNRPTKKRGFLGLWGQRVDSIDFYKEQIKHLDIQLTMECKKVLKDPKSVIPAAFVSFKSRWGAAVCAQTQQSKNPTLWLTNWAPEPRDVYWKNLAIPYVSLTIRRLVIAISMFALVFFYMIPIAFVQSLANLEGLQKVAPFLRPLIEWKVVKSFLQGFLPGLALKIFLLALPSILMLMSKIEGHVSLAVLERKTAAKYYYFMLVNVFLGSIAAGTAFQQLHAFLHQSATQIPRNIGVSIPMKATFFITYIMVDGWAGIASEILRLKPLVIFHLKNMFLVKTERDLEKAMNAKSVDFPEALPSLQLYFLLGIVYMVVTPVLLPFILVFFAFAHFVYRHQVINVYNQKYESAAAFWPHVHGRIIASLVISQLLLMGLLSTKKAANSTPLLIVLPILTLTFHKYCKNRFEPAFRKYPLEEAMTKDTQDLAFESDVGLKSYLTNAYVHPIFHSFEEVELAEVRVDKNQAHIMNPSPTINEDERSQSGHTVYRYEFESQTRMYRNDIEAQP; translated from the exons GATTCTGGACGCTCAGTATCAGATAGTGTTGAAACCTTCTTTCGGAGAAATCATCCTGATCACTATCTCTGTCACCAG CCTGTATACAATACTAAAAAGTTCGCCAAACTGGTTAGAAAAAGAGATAAACTTCAAAACTGGCTGGATTACAACCAACTGAAGTTTGAGAGGAATCCAAACAATAGACCTACTAAAAAG AGAGGATTTCTTGGACTTTGGGGTCAAAGGGTTGATTCGATCGACTTCTACAAGGAGCAAATTAAACATCTTGATATACAG CTGACAATGGAATGCAAAAAAGTTCTGAAAGACCCTAAATCTGTTATTCCGGCTGCCTTCGTGTCATTCAAGTCAAGGTGGGGAGCAGCTGTTTGTGCACAGACACAACAGAGCAAAAATCCAACACTTTGGTTAACAAATTGGGCCCCTGAACCCCGTGATGTTTACTGGAAGAATCTGGCAATACCATATGTTTCCCTCACCATCCGTAGGCTCGTGATAGCTATATCTATGTTTGCATTGGTGTTCTTTTACATGATACCTATTGCTTTTGTACAATCATTGGCGAACCTAGAGGGACTTCAGAAGGTTGCTCCTTTTCTCAGGCCGCTAATTGAATG GAAGGTCGTCAAGTCATTCCTACAGGGTTTCCTTCCCGGTCTAGCTCTAAAAATCTTCTTACTTGCTCTTCCTTCAATTTTAATGCTTATGTCAAAGATCGAGGGGCATGTCTCACTAGCAGTATTAGAGCGAAAAACTGCTGCCAAATACTACTACTTCATGCTAGTCAACGTGTTCTTGGGAAGCATAGCGGCAGGAACAGCATTTCAGCAACTTCATGCTTTCCTTCACCAATCTGCTACCCA GATCCCAAGAAACATTGGTGTATCGATACCAATGAAAGCTACTTTCTTTATCACATACATTATGGTCGATGGTTGGGCTGGAATTGCAAGTGAAATTCTCCGACTGAAACCTTTAGTGATTTTCCACCTAAAGAACATGTTCCTTGTGAAAACCGAGAGGGACTTGGAGAAGGCAATGAATGCCAAAAGCGTTGATTTTCCAGAGGCTTTGCCGAGTCTTCAGTTGTATTTCCTTCTTGGCATTGTGTACATGGTTGTTACGCCAGTCCTCCTTCCTTTTATACTGGTCTTCTTTGCCTTTGCCCATTTTGTGTATCGCCATCAG GTCATCAACGTCTACAACCAAAAATACGAGAGTGCTGCTGCATTTTGGCCACACGTTCATGGTCGCATTATAGCAAGCTTGGTAATATCGCAATTGCTGCTAATGGGACTGCTGAGCACAAAAAAGGCTGCAAACTCAACTCCTTTGCTCATCGTCTTACCCATACTGACTTTGACATTCCATAAGTATTGCAAGAATCGCTTTGAACCAGCATTCAGAAAGTACCCTCTGGAG GAAGCCATGACCAAGGACACACAAGATCTTGCTTTTGAATCTGACGTTGGCTTAAAATCTTACTTGACCAATGCATACGTGCATCCTATTTTCCACTCCTTCGAAGAAGTTGAACTAGCTGAAGTAAGAGTTGATAAAAACCAGGCGCATATCATGAATCCTTCTCCAACCATTAATGAAGATGAGCGATCCCAGAGCGGCCATACCGTGTATCGCTATGAATTTGAATCTCAAACTAGAATGTATAGGAATGATATCGAAGCACAGCCATGA
- the LOC105159450 gene encoding uncharacterized protein LOC105159450 — translation MAPHYKLLHRKYFWCFPFQSRREEEKRKKKNKGTYLNTTMQATSRAAFLLLTIFLLHISTNHATFTPKEKIIVVTNNHTNYLSVRCFSFNNEFDVVHLPSWGQYKFRVRKRYIYPSSTMFNCSTNMGTFVAYKFDYECSKDKYESCDWRFDEDSSYRWEPKVKSWVSYDYAPNYESLNRGGVIQGYFAN, via the exons ATGGCCCCTCATTACAAATTGTTGcacagaaaatatttctggTGCTTCCCATTTCAATCAAGAAGGGAG gaggagaaaaggaaaaagaagaacaaaggcACATACCTAAACACAACCATGCAGGCCACCAGCCGTGCCGCCTTCCTCCTCCTTACTATCTTCCTCCTCCACATCTCAACCAACCATGCAACCTTCACACCGAAGGAGAAGATCATCGTGGTGACCAACAACCACACCAACTACCTCAGTGTGCGGTGTTTCTCCTTCAACAACGAGTTTGATGTGGTTCACCTGCCATCGTGGGGCCAATACAAGTTCAGAGTGAGGAAGAGATACATATACCCTTCCTCCACCATGTTCAATTGCTCCACCAACATGGGCACCTTCGTCGCCTACAAATTCGACTATGAGTGCAGTAAGGATAAGTATGAGAGTTGTGATTGGAGGTTTGATGAAGACAGCTCATATCGATGGGAGCCTAAGGTTAAATCTTGGGTTTCATATGATTATGCTCCCAACTATGAGTCCCTTAACAGAGGTGGTGTTATCCAAGGATACTTTGCTAACTAG
- the LOC105159442 gene encoding uncharacterized protein LOC105159442, with protein sequence MVQRWCSRLRLLAALHSIPKPQPRHHLYHRSFVSNRLFHTSHNLLPKPHIVTHSVISPSFKTLLDVHPFPQMSQSPLYLTQVRHITAKQRERKLKSRKPRTPVTSKVKKIKIKCYSSFKGRFRIMNDGQIRRWKEGKRHNAHSKSKKSKRRLRQPGIVPLAYAKVMKKLNFCG encoded by the exons ATGGTGCAGCGATGGTGCTCGAGGCTCCGCCTGCTGGCTGCGCTTCATTCCATTCCTAAACCCCAACCCCGCCACCACCTCTACCACCGCTCTTTCGTTTCCAATCGTCTCTTCCATACTTCTCACAATTTACTCCCCAAACCCCACATTGTCACCCATTCTGTAATTTCCCCCAGCTTTAAGACCCTCCTCGATGTTCATCCCTTTCCCCAAATGTCCCAGTCTCCACTTTAT TTGACTCAAGTGCGCCATATCACTGCCAAGCAGAGGGAAAGGAAGTTGAAGAGTAGGAAGCCAAGGACACCCGTAACCTCCAAagtcaaaaaaatcaaaatcaaatgctACTC GTCATTTAAAGGCAGATTTAGGATAATGAATGATGGCCAGATCAGACGCTGGAAGGAAGGGAAGAGACACAATGCCCATTCAAAG TCTAAGAAGTCAAAACGTCGTCTCAGACAACCTGGTATAGTCCCTTTGGCTTATGCAAAAGTGATGAAGAAGCTCAACTTTTGTGGTTGA